A portion of the Clupea harengus chromosome 18, Ch_v2.0.2, whole genome shotgun sequence genome contains these proteins:
- the sema4f gene encoding semaphorin-4F — translation MKKTAACLVAGLLLLCFLLCSRAATLNGYGVKSRDVLGPRQFGGVSNFSTFLLDHSTGTLYLGAQDAILAVNTTNLSQQPLKILWDVPEDKRKSCVGKGKTEADCRNYIRLLQFLGDGRIYACGTYAFDPQCAFLNMSSFSLEAAEEGGVQMETGKGKCPFEPSQHYTAVMAGGILYTAATSNFLGTLFDISRVTGIEQERIRTERSINWLSDPEFVSSAFIEEDKANNPTGEDDKIYFFFTEVAKEYDLYTKVKVPRVARVCKSDVGGMKTLQRRWTTFLKAQLVCEDRASGQRFSVLTDVFTKQHRPGDPSSTHFYGIFTSQWDRVEQSAVCVYSLADISKVMDGPFKELKKTCENWNNPEPVPTPRPGQCLNHALKAEGFDSSLKLPDKVLTFTRDHPLMENSVVSAPLLVRRGITYTKLAVTLSSVNDDDKRTAVVLHLGTDRGELHRVAVVGQNATLLQEIPLFSSPFEPINNILLYKDVALVGSPSSLVRQAAKGCALYPSCEVCARARGLGCVWNPKAGACDGVGTERGNGEFEDPLSQCNTGEGRCSPAVTEVRVLDGLRVLLPCVQVSPRPCFWQHRSHRLTRQRLSDLEVHVTRDTVGKYVCLCEEGGREQPPCRRAEYHLTLADPTAGGNVALAGGGRHFVAWYVLLFVLGMMAGAAGIFCLLLRHRRAGGGKGAGLSSSISEKTHDLLPSSDTPQSPSSASLMSEAVPLTKRNGTLNGHGGGGGGGRNTGHSDHGHNGPHIYCNNSSSSGEVKLSESGTKLAHHHGLDGRERPGPEGEEGEGLSEGLSEMGEGLSGLDEELAGLQAFRGAPLAQCEESSI, via the exons ATTCTATGGGATGTTCCGGAGGACAAAAGAAAGTCATGTGTGGGCAAAGGGAAGACTGAG GCTGACTGCAGGAACTACATCCGCCTGCTGCAGTTTCTAGGAGATGGTCGGATTTATGCCTGTGGGACGTATGCCTTTGATCCCCAGTGTGCTttcctg aacATGTCGAGCTTCTCCCTAGAGGCAGCCGAGGAGGGTGGCGTGCAGATGGAGACCGGGAAAGGAAAATGCCCCTTTGAGCCCAGCCAGCATTACACAGCAGTCAtggcag GAGGGATCTTGTACACGGCTGCCACTAGTAACTTCCTGGGCACGCTCTTCGATATCTCCAGGGTAACGGGCATTGAGCAAGAGCGCATCCGAACAGAGCGATCCATCAACTGGCTTagcg ACCCAGAATTTGTCAGCTCAGCCTTCATCGAGGAAGACAAGGCCAACAACCCAACTGGAGAAGACGACAAAATCTACTTCTTCTTCACGGAGGTGGCAAAGGAGTACGACCTGTATACAAAGGTCAAGGTGCCGAGGGTCGCCCGGGTCTGCAAG tcggaTGTGGGCGGCATGAAGACGCTGCAGCGGCGCTGGACCACGTTCCTGAAGGCCCAGCTGGTGTGTGAGGACCGGGCCAGCGGCCAGCGCTTCAGCGTGCTCACCGACGTCTTCACCAAGCAGCACCGGCCCGGCGACCCCAGCAGCACGCATTTCTACGGCATCTTCACCTCCCAGTG GGACAGGGTGGAGCagtctgccgtgtgtgtgtacagtctggCTGACATCAGTAAGGTGATGGACGGCCCCTTTAAGGAACTGAAGAAGACCTGCGAGAACTGGAACAACCCTGAGCCCGTGCCCACCCCACGACCAGGACAG TGTCTTAACCACGCTCTGAAGGCCGAGGGTTTTGACTCCTCTCTAAAGTTGCCTGATAAGGTGCTAACGTTCACGCGCGATCACCCCCTGATGGAGAACAGTGTGGTTTCAGCGCCCCTGCTGGTCAGAAGGGGGATAACATACACCAAGCTGGCCGTCACCCTCTCGTCCGTCAACGATGATGACAAACGCACTGCTGTCGTGTTGCACCTGGGCACAG ATCGTGGGGAGCTGCACAGGGTTGCAGTAGTTGGTCAGAATGCAACACTGCTACAAGAAATCCCTTTGTTTTCCTCTCCCTTTGAGCCAATCAACAACATCCTTTTATACAAG GATGTGGCGCTAGTgggctccccctcctctctggtgCGGCAGGCGGCCAAGGGGTGCGCCCTGTACCCCAGCTGTGAGGTGTGCGCCCGCGCCCGGGGCCTGGGCTGCGTCTGGAACCCCAAAGCAGGAGCCTGCGACGGGGTCGGCACCGA GCGCGGAAATGGCGAGTTTGAAGACCCACTGAGCCAATGTAACACTGGAGAAG gtcgTTGTTCTCCTGCGGTGACAGAGGTGCGTGTTCTGGATGGCCTCCGCGTGCTTCTCCCCTGCGTCCAGGTCTCCCCGCGCCCCTGCTTCTGGCAGCACCGCTCCCACCGCCTGACGCGCCAGCGCCTGTCCGACCTGGAGGTGCACGTGACGCGCGACACGGTGGGCAAGTACGTGTGCCTGTGCGAGGAGGGCGGGCGCGAGCAACCCCCCTGTCGGCGCGCCGAGTACCACCTCACCCTGGCGGACCCCACCGCGGGGGGCAACGTGGCCCTGGCCGGTGGCGGCCGCCACTTCGTGGCGTGGTACGTGCTGCTGTTCGTCCTGGGCATGATGGCGGGCGCCGCGGGCATCTTCTGCCTGCTGCTGCGCCACCGCCGGGCCGGCGGGGGCAAAGGCGCGGGCCTCAGCTCCTCCATCTCGGAGAAGACGCACGACCTGCTGCCGTCGTCAGACACGCCCCAGTCCCCCAGCAGCGCCAGCCTGATGTCGGAAGCAGTGCCGCTCACCAAGCGCAACGGCACCCTCAACGGccacggaggaggaggcggcggtgGCCGCAACACCGGGCACAGCGACCACGGGCACAACGGCCCGCACATCTactgcaacaacagcagcagcagcggtgagGTCAAGCTGTCCGAGTCGGGCACCAAGCTGGCCCACCACCACGGGCTGGATGGGCGCGAGAGGCCGGGGCCCGAGGGCGAGGAGGGCGAGGGCTTGTCGGAGGGGCTCTCGGAGATGGGCGAGGGCCTGTCGGGCCTGGATGAGGAGCTGGCTGGACTGCAGGCATTCCGCGGAGCACCGCTGGCACAGTGTGAGGAGAGCTCcatctga